A section of the Metabacillus endolithicus genome encodes:
- a CDS encoding LacI family DNA-binding transcriptional regulator, with protein MNVTIKDIANLAGVSYSTVSKALNDSELVKPETKDKILKIAKELGYEPNFAAQRLVSKQTKTIGLVWPSIERATLSTLVTKINEEISKYSYSMILSINPVKTSFDMFKRFQVDGMIVFEENDETLTDQSLTSSIPTIAHGVAGNNVLPVIDVNWQQAMYDAVNYLYKLGHSKIAFIGDFSPVDRRQMEKFKGFQKAMKEFNLPVNAENLVNAGGLDWYDGYVATKKLLHSTYKPHSSNWKQL; from the coding sequence ATGAATGTAACAATTAAAGATATTGCAAATTTAGCAGGCGTAAGCTATTCTACCGTTTCAAAGGCTTTAAATGATAGTGAACTTGTTAAACCCGAGACCAAAGATAAAATACTAAAAATTGCTAAAGAATTAGGGTATGAACCTAATTTCGCTGCCCAACGACTTGTTTCGAAGCAAACAAAAACAATCGGATTAGTTTGGCCTTCCATTGAAAGAGCAACTTTATCAACATTAGTCACAAAGATTAATGAAGAAATTAGCAAATATTCATACTCTATGATTTTATCTATTAATCCGGTTAAAACATCATTCGATATGTTTAAGCGCTTTCAAGTCGATGGAATGATTGTTTTTGAGGAAAATGATGAAACATTAACTGACCAATCTCTAACAAGCTCCATTCCTACCATTGCACATGGAGTGGCAGGAAATAATGTACTTCCAGTTATTGATGTTAATTGGCAGCAAGCAATGTATGATGCAGTCAATTATCTATACAAACTGGGACATAGTAAGATTGCGTTTATAGGTGATTTCTCACCTGTTGATCGGAGACAGATGGAGAAATTTAAAGGATTTCAAAAAGCTATGAAGGAATTTAATTTACCAGTAAATGCAGAAAATCTTGTAAATGCAGGAGGTCTAGATTGGTATGACGGGTATGTGGCAACAAAAAAATTATTACACTCAACGTATAAGCCTCACAGCTCTAATTGGAAGCAGTTATGA
- a CDS encoding substrate-binding domain-containing protein, which yields MTGMWQQKNYYTQRISLTALIGSSYDISSGIIRSLREENIIIPKDMSVIGYDNIPQMGTLETPLTSVGVPIDQLAVKIVDSLMKLINDKSSVPHVQIMTPEIVERASCSK from the coding sequence ATGACGGGTATGTGGCAACAAAAAAATTATTACACTCAACGTATAAGCCTCACAGCTCTAATTGGAAGCAGTTATGACATTTCATCAGGAATTATTCGCAGTCTAAGAGAAGAAAACATCATTATCCCTAAAGATATGTCTGTTATCGGCTATGATAATATTCCACAAATGGGTACATTAGAAACACCATTAACTAGTGTTGGGGTACCTATTGATCAATTAGCAGTTAAAATTGTTGATTCACTAATGAAGCTAATAAACGACAAATCATCTGTTCCACATGTACAAATCATGACACCAGAAATAGTTGAGCGCGCATCTTGTTCAAAATAA
- a CDS encoding metal-sensitive transcriptional regulator codes for MEYDTQIKNRVKRIEGQLRGILRMMEEQIDCKDIITQLSASRTAIDRTIGVIVSSNLIECVRMAEEKGESSDDLVKEAVNLLVKSR; via the coding sequence ATGGAGTATGATACACAGATAAAAAACCGTGTAAAGCGAATTGAAGGTCAGCTCAGAGGAATCTTACGTATGATGGAAGAACAGATAGATTGTAAAGACATTATTACACAGCTTTCCGCAAGTCGAACAGCAATTGACCGAACGATTGGTGTAATCGTTAGCTCTAACTTAATTGAATGTGTTCGAATGGCGGAGGAAAAGGGCGAGAGCAGTGATGATTTAGTGAAGGAAGCAGTTAATTTGCTTGTGAAAAGTAGATGA
- a CDS encoding UxaA family hydrolase, translating into MSETVFVHVDERDNVLVALKNFSKGEEIKFLGHSLVLQDDISVGHKIALIDIRAGEDVLKYGFPIGKAKRDISSGQWVHTHNVQTKLEGTLEYSYKPKKQKNSTGTTETRTFQGYVRKNGEVGIRNEIWVINTVGCINKVAEQLVKLAEKSLDISGTDGVFHYPHPFGCSQLGDDLENTQKILRNLVQHPNAAGVLVLGLGCENNHIKAFTDVLGEFDEERVKFLAVQEVEDELDEGISIIEDLISYANQFKRESVSVSKLKVGLKCGGSDGLSGITANPLVGAFSDKVIAHGGSTVLTEVPEMFGAETILMERAVNEEVFSKTVSLVNDFKEYFIKHDQVVYENPSPGNKEGGITTLEEKSLGCVQKGGFSDVVDVLPYGGRINKQGLSLLQGPGNDLVSVTSLAASGAHIVLFTTGRGTPFGGPVPTVKISTNNKLFEKKRNWIDFNAGELVTGKDKETLAGELFEYIVRLASGDEKARNEEFGFKEIAIFKDGVIL; encoded by the coding sequence TTGAGTGAAACAGTATTTGTACATGTAGATGAAAGAGATAATGTTCTCGTTGCCTTAAAGAACTTTAGCAAGGGAGAAGAGATAAAATTTCTTGGTCATTCATTGGTGCTTCAAGATGACATTTCTGTGGGACATAAAATTGCTCTTATTGATATAAGAGCAGGAGAAGATGTTTTAAAGTATGGCTTTCCCATTGGAAAAGCTAAAAGGGATATTTCTTCAGGACAATGGGTTCATACACATAATGTCCAAACTAAGCTTGAAGGTACATTGGAGTATTCATATAAGCCAAAAAAACAGAAGAATTCGACAGGAACAACTGAAACAAGAACCTTTCAAGGATATGTACGCAAAAACGGTGAAGTTGGAATTAGAAATGAGATTTGGGTAATAAACACGGTTGGTTGTATTAACAAAGTAGCAGAACAATTGGTAAAGCTTGCTGAAAAATCGTTAGATATATCCGGTACTGATGGGGTTTTCCATTATCCACATCCATTTGGCTGTTCACAACTTGGTGATGATTTAGAAAATACTCAGAAGATATTAAGAAATCTAGTGCAGCACCCTAATGCAGCAGGTGTACTTGTTTTAGGTTTAGGATGTGAAAATAATCATATTAAAGCATTTACAGATGTACTGGGTGAATTTGACGAAGAACGTGTAAAATTTTTGGCTGTTCAAGAAGTTGAAGATGAATTAGATGAAGGAATTTCTATTATTGAAGACCTTATTTCATATGCTAATCAGTTTAAAAGGGAATCTGTTTCGGTTTCTAAGTTAAAGGTGGGTCTAAAGTGTGGAGGATCTGACGGTCTTTCTGGCATAACAGCAAATCCGTTAGTAGGTGCATTTTCCGATAAAGTTATCGCACATGGAGGATCAACCGTTCTGACAGAAGTACCGGAAATGTTTGGTGCAGAGACAATTTTAATGGAACGTGCTGTAAATGAAGAAGTATTTTCTAAAACGGTTTCATTGGTAAATGACTTTAAAGAATACTTTATAAAGCATGATCAAGTGGTTTATGAAAATCCATCTCCTGGAAACAAGGAGGGTGGTATTACAACATTAGAGGAAAAATCTCTAGGCTGTGTACAAAAGGGAGGCTTTTCCGATGTTGTTGATGTGCTGCCATATGGAGGAAGAATTAATAAGCAAGGACTTTCATTACTTCAAGGACCTGGTAATGATTTGGTTTCTGTTACCTCACTTGCTGCATCTGGTGCACATATTGTGTTGTTTACTACTGGAAGAGGAACTCCTTTTGGTGGACCGGTTCCTACTGTGAAGATATCAACTAACAATAAACTTTTTGAAAAAAAGCGGAATTGGATTGATTTCAATGCAGGCGAACTCGTTACAGGTAAAGATAAAGAAACGTTAGCAGGTGAATTATTTGAATATATTGTAAGACTGGCTTCTGGTGATGAGAAGGCACGTAATGAAGAGTTTGGATTTAAAGAGATTGCTATTTTTAAAGATGGCGTTATTTTATAA
- the uxaC gene encoding glucuronate isomerase: MKDFMGENFLLSTKTAVELYNKYAKEMPIIDYHCHLSPKEIYENKRFKNITEAWLYGDHYKWRAMRSNGVDEEYITGNASDYDKFLAWTKTVPMTIGNPLYNWTHLELQRFFGINEILNEKSAPDIWEKVNSLLAQDDFTAQALIKKSKVEVVCTTDDPTDTLEYHQKLQENNEFGVKVLPSFRPDKGLEINRDGFLEWVGKLSEASGQSVTNYSEYLKALKERIEFFHSLGGRVSDHALDSMMYEAASEEEVSEIFAKGLKGEKVSLEEEKQFKSYTLTFLGEQYARLGWVMQYHMHALRNNNTRMFKQLGPDTGFDSMNDGEVAKPLCQLLDSLDQKYALPKTVLYSLNPKDNYVIGSVIGSFQGGGTPGKIQFGTAWWFNDQKDGMLDQMKALANLGLFSRFIGMLTDSRSFLSYTRHEYFRRLVCDLIGQWVENGEYPYDEEALSSIIQGICYNNAKEYFQF; the protein is encoded by the coding sequence ATGAAAGACTTTATGGGAGAAAATTTTTTACTATCAACTAAAACTGCGGTGGAGTTATATAATAAATATGCGAAGGAAATGCCAATCATTGATTACCATTGTCATCTTAGTCCTAAAGAAATTTATGAAAATAAGAGATTTAAAAATATAACTGAAGCTTGGTTATATGGTGATCATTATAAGTGGAGAGCGATGAGAAGTAATGGTGTTGACGAAGAATATATTACAGGGAATGCTAGTGATTATGATAAATTTTTAGCTTGGACAAAAACAGTTCCTATGACTATAGGAAATCCGTTATATAACTGGACACACTTAGAGCTTCAACGATTCTTTGGAATTAATGAAATATTAAATGAAAAAAGTGCCCCAGATATTTGGGAGAAGGTAAACTCATTATTAGCTCAAGATGACTTCACAGCTCAAGCATTAATTAAAAAGTCAAAGGTTGAGGTTGTTTGTACAACAGATGATCCAACTGATACTTTAGAGTATCATCAGAAGTTACAAGAAAACAATGAATTTGGTGTAAAGGTATTGCCGAGCTTTAGACCTGATAAAGGACTTGAAATTAATCGTGATGGGTTTTTAGAGTGGGTAGGAAAATTGTCTGAGGCTTCTGGACAATCTGTTACAAACTATAGTGAATATCTGAAAGCGTTAAAGGAACGAATTGAATTTTTCCACTCCCTTGGGGGGCGTGTATCCGATCATGCTCTTGATTCGATGATGTACGAAGCAGCATCAGAGGAAGAAGTTTCTGAGATCTTTGCAAAAGGACTTAAGGGAGAAAAGGTATCACTTGAAGAAGAAAAGCAATTCAAATCGTACACGTTAACATTCTTAGGTGAACAATATGCCCGCTTAGGTTGGGTTATGCAATATCACATGCATGCCTTGAGAAATAACAATACTAGAATGTTTAAACAGCTTGGCCCTGATACTGGATTTGACAGTATGAATGATGGAGAAGTGGCAAAGCCGTTGTGTCAATTGCTCGATTCATTAGACCAAAAGTATGCTCTACCAAAAACAGTTCTGTATTCGTTAAACCCAAAAGACAATTATGTGATCGGATCTGTGATTGGAAGTTTTCAAGGTGGAGGGACTCCTGGCAAAATCCAGTTTGGTACGGCTTGGTGGTTTAATGATCAAAAAGACGGAATGCTGGATCAAATGAAAGCTTTAGCAAACCTTGGGTTATTCAGCCGATTTATTGGGATGCTAACGGATTCAAGAAGCTTCTTATCGTATACACGTCACGAATATTTTAGAAGATTAGTTTGTGATCTTATTGGACAATGGGTTGAAAACGGAGAATATCCATATGATGAAGAAGCTTTAAGTAGCATTATTCAAGGAATATGTTATAACAATGCAAAAGAATATTTTCAATTTTAA
- a CDS encoding PRD domain-containing protein → MRIFRILNNNAVVVIDGPQEKIVMGNGIAFQKSRNDIVPKNKIEKIFVLHEASSEKFQQLLATLPEEHIELAENIISYAEGYLSSPLSDHIHIALTDHLSFALERIKQGIPIKNKLLNEIKMLYKSEFEIGLWAKKEISNKLGIEIPEDEVAHIALHIHTAKLDAPSMSESLKQASILSDFVQQVEEFVGEKIEESSINYQRLITHLRFALNRISLGEKFDPIDQDMMDLIQGKYQTAYSYSRKILDELSKEYEIEFPESEVAYIAIHIQRLLK, encoded by the coding sequence ATGCGGATCTTCAGAATATTGAACAACAATGCCGTAGTAGTAATTGATGGGCCACAGGAAAAAATTGTTATGGGAAATGGTATCGCTTTTCAAAAAAGTAGAAACGATATTGTTCCTAAAAATAAGATTGAAAAAATATTTGTATTACACGAGGCATCCTCTGAGAAATTCCAGCAATTATTAGCTACCTTACCAGAAGAGCATATTGAACTAGCTGAAAATATTATTAGTTATGCAGAAGGATATCTAAGTTCACCACTTAGTGATCATATTCATATTGCTTTAACTGATCATCTTTCATTTGCATTAGAAAGAATTAAGCAGGGTATACCTATTAAAAATAAACTATTAAATGAAATAAAGATGCTTTACAAAAGCGAGTTTGAAATAGGGTTATGGGCAAAGAAAGAAATAAGTAATAAGCTTGGAATTGAAATTCCTGAAGATGAGGTTGCGCATATCGCTCTTCATATTCATACAGCTAAATTGGATGCTCCTTCTATGAGTGAATCTTTAAAGCAAGCTTCTATCTTAAGTGATTTTGTTCAACAAGTTGAAGAATTCGTTGGAGAAAAGATCGAGGAATCTTCAATTAATTATCAGAGACTTATTACACATCTTCGTTTTGCCTTAAATCGAATTTCTTTAGGAGAAAAATTTGATCCGATTGACCAAGATATGATGGACCTCATACAAGGTAAATATCAAACAGCATATTCTTATTCAAGAAAAATATTAGACGAGTTGAGCAAAGAATATGAAATTGAATTCCCAGAATCAGAGGTAGCATATATTGCCATACACATTCAAAGGCTATTAAAATAA
- a CDS encoding tagaturonate reductase, which translates to MEQLSRNMLLENHQLTESMEVNLTNDLPERILQFGEGNFLRGFVDWMVNEMNKQGIFNGRVVAIQPTPHGKVVPKLNAQDGLYTLVQQGIKDGKQVNKSEIITSISRGINPYENWNEVLKVAESPSIQFVFSNTTEAGLTYLEEEFIPDTSPLSFPGKLTAVLYHRYRVFNGSEDSGLTIIPCELVEENANVLRGIVLKLAKDWELPLDFIQWVEQNNRFCNTLVDRIVPGYPKENIDTFTETLGYEDQLLAVCEPYHLFVIDGDKAISESIPFHEAGLQVKWGDVTPYRQLKVGLLNAPHTMMFSLGYLSGVNTVYEVMENQELFSFVENAIKDEIKTVLSFEKNVLDEFANSVLDRFKNPFVKHYLVDLGQNAVSKYKARVLPLFFEYLDKQNKLPVHMVFSLSGLIAYYRPIRVDGDEHMVGIRDLQEYQIRDSKDAIITFSEAWNQYDGTKKSLIEVVSIILSDEKLWGRSLVEISLLKDMVIHYLEDIVTYGVQKSLEKFYLKN; encoded by the coding sequence ATGGAACAATTAAGCCGCAACATGTTACTTGAAAATCACCAGTTAACTGAAAGTATGGAAGTTAACTTAACAAATGATCTACCAGAACGTATACTCCAATTTGGAGAAGGCAATTTCCTTAGAGGTTTCGTTGATTGGATGGTCAATGAAATGAATAAACAAGGAATTTTCAACGGTAGAGTTGTAGCAATTCAACCAACACCACATGGAAAAGTTGTGCCCAAGCTGAACGCACAGGATGGTCTTTATACACTGGTGCAGCAAGGAATAAAAGATGGGAAACAAGTTAATAAAAGCGAGATTATTACTTCTATAAGTCGGGGAATCAATCCTTATGAAAATTGGAATGAAGTGCTAAAAGTTGCAGAATCTCCTTCTATACAGTTTGTCTTTTCAAATACAACTGAAGCTGGCCTAACATATTTGGAGGAAGAGTTCATACCTGATACTTCACCACTTTCTTTCCCTGGGAAATTAACAGCGGTTCTTTATCATCGTTACAGAGTATTTAACGGCTCAGAGGATAGTGGACTTACAATAATACCTTGTGAGTTAGTAGAAGAAAATGCAAATGTTTTAAGGGGAATTGTCTTGAAACTAGCAAAGGATTGGGAGCTTCCACTAGACTTTATTCAATGGGTTGAACAGAATAATCGTTTTTGTAATACACTTGTGGACCGGATTGTTCCAGGTTATCCGAAGGAAAATATCGATACTTTCACTGAAACGTTAGGTTACGAAGATCAGCTTCTTGCTGTTTGTGAACCATACCATTTATTTGTCATTGATGGTGATAAAGCGATTAGTGAGAGTATTCCGTTTCATGAAGCTGGTCTACAAGTCAAATGGGGAGATGTGACACCATACCGTCAATTAAAAGTTGGTTTATTAAATGCTCCTCATACAATGATGTTTTCACTAGGGTATTTATCAGGAGTAAATACAGTTTATGAAGTAATGGAAAATCAAGAGCTATTTTCCTTTGTTGAAAATGCGATAAAGGATGAAATAAAAACGGTGCTGTCTTTTGAAAAGAATGTGTTGGATGAGTTTGCAAACTCGGTTCTAGATCGTTTTAAAAATCCGTTTGTAAAGCACTATTTAGTCGACCTTGGTCAAAATGCTGTATCTAAATATAAAGCAAGAGTTTTGCCGCTTTTCTTTGAATATCTAGATAAACAAAATAAATTACCAGTTCATATGGTGTTTTCTCTTAGTGGATTAATTGCCTATTATCGACCAATCAGAGTTGATGGAGATGAACATATGGTTGGAATAAGAGATCTTCAGGAGTACCAAATTCGCGACAGCAAAGATGCGATCATCACGTTTTCTGAGGCGTGGAATCAATATGATGGAACAAAGAAATCTCTCATTGAAGTGGTTTCAATCATATTATCTGATGAAAAGCTATGGGGTCGAAGTTTAGTGGAAATTTCTCTTCTTAAAGATATGGTTATTCATTACCTAGAAGATATTGTTACGTATGGAGTTCAAAAGAGCCTTGAGAAATTTTATTTGAAAAATTGA
- a CDS encoding response regulator transcription factor codes for MKAIIIDDEKHVRDGLLLLAEWERLGIQEVFEASDGEEAKSMILEQQPEIIFTDMNMPKLDGIQLLKWLKETEITSKTIVVSGYDDFHYMRNAITYGSFDYLLKPIEPDALNETLERAVNEWKKQAQKRESTKETTRVINEAKPFYWDHIFTTLISQTPPSSVLIQKVQKEYGVNINEGQCTICLLLLNCRIVKRFEEDKNLTFFTILNICNEVVRNDQSGFCFKNGNQKDEIVILLWKQKSEKTLMERIQKEIEKFTHTKAVIAIGKSSSKLVDAYHSAQKTLLKHNMVDVHKKNHILTYEDITSRPLLHLFDYAEKIKWTIQSGSIEQMDEVINEIFHKLESQHFLSFEQIQDWENQFEVLRKNWLKEYQLSEETTYYNGKDYWDEDGTFSFTKFKEEKTKEFHELIQLLNNVKYQKEKNSIQEIESFLRENYDKDFTLQEIADRFFLSREYISRKFKQQYNETITNYMTTIRIDKAKELLENPHLKVYEISFKVGYQNEKYFSKVFKKIVGMTPNEYRVKVSDH; via the coding sequence ATGAAAGCAATCATAATTGATGATGAAAAACATGTAAGAGATGGTCTTCTTTTGTTAGCAGAATGGGAGCGGTTAGGAATTCAAGAAGTGTTTGAAGCAAGTGATGGGGAAGAAGCGAAAAGTATGATATTAGAACAGCAGCCAGAAATTATTTTTACCGATATGAACATGCCCAAATTAGACGGAATTCAGCTATTAAAATGGCTGAAAGAAACTGAAATAACGAGTAAAACAATTGTGGTTAGCGGTTATGATGATTTTCACTATATGAGAAATGCAATTACGTACGGAAGCTTTGATTATTTGTTAAAGCCTATTGAACCTGATGCTCTTAACGAAACTTTAGAAAGAGCTGTGAATGAGTGGAAGAAGCAAGCACAAAAAAGGGAATCAACTAAGGAAACAACAAGAGTTATAAATGAAGCAAAGCCGTTCTATTGGGATCATATTTTCACAACTCTTATTTCCCAAACACCTCCATCATCTGTTCTTATTCAAAAAGTTCAAAAAGAATATGGTGTGAATATTAATGAGGGACAGTGTACAATTTGCTTGTTATTGTTAAATTGTAGAATTGTAAAAAGGTTTGAAGAAGATAAGAATCTAACATTTTTTACAATATTGAATATTTGCAATGAAGTCGTTCGTAATGATCAGAGTGGCTTTTGTTTTAAAAATGGAAATCAAAAAGACGAAATTGTGATTCTTTTATGGAAGCAAAAAAGTGAAAAAACACTTATGGAAAGAATCCAAAAGGAAATTGAAAAGTTCACCCATACAAAGGCAGTTATCGCAATAGGTAAGTCATCTAGCAAATTAGTGGATGCTTACCATTCTGCACAAAAAACATTATTAAAACACAATATGGTAGATGTTCATAAGAAAAATCACATTTTGACTTACGAAGATATCACATCAAGACCTTTGCTGCATCTTTTTGATTATGCTGAAAAAATAAAGTGGACGATTCAGAGTGGAAGTATTGAACAAATGGATGAAGTAATAAATGAAATTTTCCACAAGCTTGAATCTCAGCACTTTCTTTCTTTTGAGCAAATACAAGACTGGGAAAATCAGTTCGAAGTGTTGCGTAAAAATTGGCTAAAAGAATATCAGCTTAGTGAAGAAACCACATATTACAATGGGAAAGATTATTGGGATGAAGATGGCACCTTTTCCTTCACAAAGTTCAAGGAAGAGAAAACAAAGGAATTTCACGAGTTAATTCAGCTCTTAAATAATGTGAAATATCAAAAAGAAAAAAATAGTATTCAAGAGATAGAATCGTTCTTGAGAGAAAACTACGACAAGGACTTCACTCTGCAGGAAATTGCGGATCGTTTCTTTTTAAGTCGTGAATATATCTCAAGAAAATTTAAGCAGCAATACAATGAAACTATTACAAACTATATGACAACGATTCGAATTGATAAAGCAAAAGAGCTATTAGAGAACCCACATTTAAAGGTTTATGAAATATCGTTTAAAGTTGGTTATCAGAATGAAAAATATTTTAGCAAAGTGTTTAAAAAGATTGTTGGTATGACTCCGAATGAATACCGAGTGAAGGTATCAGACCATTAA
- a CDS encoding glycoside hydrolase family 32 protein has protein sequence MNKDKQLRQEVAEEIEKHRNLVKQDPYRLHYHLMPPVGLLNDPNGFIQMNGKYHLYYQWMPFKTGHGAKFWGHYSSKDLVNWKHEEIALTPSEWFEKNGCYSGSAIEHEDHFFVFYTGNVKNEQGERETYQCLAVSKDGIHYEKKGPVVTLPEGFTAHFRDPKVWKQNELFFMVVGAQTKDLKGTVVLLKSNDLFNWDYVGILAGGGKGKLGDFGYMFECPDLFKLNGKDILIFSPQGLEPKGMNYQNVYQAGYVVGQFNPKTGEYDHHLFEELDRGFDFYAPQTTVDNQGRRLLFAWMSVPDQNEQEHPTIEYKWIHNMTLPRELKLIDGKIHQTPVKELENLRDSEMISYSVKLNKESKELDGISGKTIELMLDRIEVVEGWMEISISDAGRIIYSSDQKIFTFERKSYVDGTTEKRQCMLEELKSLRIFIDTSSIEIFINNGRETFTSRFFPNPANQHISFSASKEVSFTVDKWNLGNI, from the coding sequence TTGAATAAAGACAAACAACTACGTCAAGAAGTTGCCGAAGAAATCGAAAAACATCGTAACCTTGTAAAGCAGGATCCATACCGCTTGCACTATCACCTTATGCCACCTGTAGGATTGTTAAATGACCCAAATGGCTTCATTCAAATGAACGGAAAATATCATCTTTATTATCAATGGATGCCATTTAAAACAGGACACGGGGCAAAATTCTGGGGACATTATTCTTCAAAAGATTTAGTGAATTGGAAGCATGAAGAAATTGCACTTACCCCCTCAGAATGGTTTGAAAAAAATGGTTGTTATTCAGGAAGTGCGATTGAGCATGAAGACCATTTTTTTGTTTTTTATACTGGTAATGTAAAGAATGAACAAGGAGAACGTGAAACCTATCAGTGCTTGGCTGTTTCAAAAGATGGCATTCATTATGAAAAGAAAGGGCCGGTCGTTACCTTACCAGAAGGCTTTACTGCTCATTTTCGTGACCCTAAAGTATGGAAACAAAATGAGTTGTTTTTTATGGTGGTAGGAGCTCAAACAAAAGACTTAAAAGGTACAGTTGTATTGCTTAAATCCAATGATCTCTTCAACTGGGATTATGTCGGAATACTAGCGGGTGGAGGAAAAGGAAAACTGGGTGACTTTGGCTATATGTTTGAATGTCCAGATTTATTCAAGCTTAATGGAAAAGATATCCTTATTTTCTCTCCACAAGGCTTAGAGCCAAAAGGGATGAACTATCAAAATGTTTATCAGGCCGGCTATGTGGTTGGACAATTTAATCCCAAAACAGGAGAATATGATCATCATCTTTTTGAAGAGCTTGACCGAGGGTTTGATTTTTATGCTCCGCAAACTACCGTTGATAATCAAGGTAGAAGACTTCTCTTTGCATGGATGAGTGTACCAGACCAAAATGAACAGGAACATCCGACTATTGAATACAAATGGATTCACAATATGACTCTTCCACGCGAATTAAAACTGATTGATGGAAAGATTCATCAAACTCCTGTTAAAGAATTAGAAAATTTAAGAGATAGTGAAATGATAAGCTATTCGGTGAAGCTGAATAAGGAAAGTAAAGAGCTGGATGGAATTAGTGGAAAGACAATAGAATTAATGTTAGATAGAATTGAAGTAGTTGAAGGTTGGATGGAAATATCTATAAGTGATGCAGGAAGAATAATCTATTCCTCAGATCAAAAAATATTTACATTTGAAAGAAAAAGCTATGTTGACGGAACAACTGAAAAGCGTCAGTGCATGCTCGAGGAATTGAAATCACTCAGAATATTTATTGACACATCGTCAATTGAAATCTTTATTAATAATGGAAGAGAGACATTTACTTCTCGTTTTTTCCCAAATCCTGCAAATCAGCATATTTCATTTTCTGCTTCTAAGGAAGTTAGCTTTACTGTGGATAAGTGGAATCTGGGGAATATTTAA